From the genome of Candidatus Rokuibacteriota bacterium, one region includes:
- a CDS encoding ABC transporter substrate-binding protein, with product MKFLRRSAAACAAVSVLWCLAGAPQPAGAQTVLKVVMHSDLKIVDPIWTTAYIVRNHGYMVYDTLFSTDAKGEIKPQMVGKYNISADKLTYTMTLRDGLLWHDGKPVTAEDCVASIKRWAQKDTMGQKMMSFVKDLVVVDAKTFKIVLKEQTGLVLPALGKPSSNVPFMMPKRVADTPASEQISDFTGSGPFVFKRDEWKPGDKTVYVKFAQYKPRSEAASGLAGGKVVKLDRVEWRAISDHQTAINALLAGEIDYIESPPHDLLPVLKKDANINLVTGNPLGNQYAFRFNVLAKPFDNPKIRQAVMIAFNQKDFLEAVIGDPAYYKVCKALFPCGSPNESFKGMEGFLDSNFEKAKALLKEAGYDGTPIVLMHSTDLAVLANLAPVAKNLMEKAGFKVDMQSMDWQTLVARRAKKDPPAQGGWHAFLTSWVAADLLNPIGSGFINASCDTAMFGWPCDKELESLRDQYARETNPAKLKGIAEAVQVRETQYPTHIWLGQWYGPAAMRKNVTGLILAPATVFWGIEKTGR from the coding sequence ATGAAGTTCCTGCGCCGTTCTGCAGCCGCGTGTGCGGCCGTTTCCGTGCTGTGGTGTCTCGCCGGCGCTCCGCAGCCCGCGGGCGCTCAGACCGTCCTCAAGGTCGTCATGCACTCAGACCTCAAGATCGTGGACCCGATCTGGACCACCGCCTACATCGTCCGCAACCACGGCTACATGGTCTACGACACCCTCTTCTCCACCGATGCCAAGGGCGAGATCAAGCCCCAGATGGTCGGCAAGTACAACATCAGCGCGGACAAGCTGACGTACACCATGACGCTCCGCGACGGGCTCCTCTGGCACGACGGCAAGCCGGTGACGGCCGAGGACTGCGTCGCCTCGATCAAGCGCTGGGCCCAGAAGGACACGATGGGGCAGAAGATGATGTCCTTCGTGAAGGACCTCGTCGTGGTGGACGCCAAGACCTTCAAGATCGTCCTGAAGGAGCAGACGGGACTGGTGCTGCCCGCGCTCGGCAAGCCCAGCTCGAACGTGCCGTTCATGATGCCGAAGCGCGTGGCCGACACGCCCGCGAGCGAGCAAATCTCGGACTTCACGGGCTCGGGCCCCTTCGTCTTCAAACGGGACGAGTGGAAGCCCGGCGACAAGACCGTCTACGTCAAGTTCGCCCAGTACAAGCCGCGGAGTGAGGCCGCGTCGGGCCTGGCCGGCGGCAAGGTCGTCAAGCTCGATCGTGTCGAGTGGCGGGCGATCAGCGACCACCAGACGGCGATCAATGCCCTCCTGGCGGGCGAGATCGACTATATCGAGTCGCCCCCGCACGACCTCCTGCCGGTGCTCAAGAAGGACGCCAACATCAATCTGGTGACCGGCAACCCGCTTGGCAACCAGTACGCGTTCCGCTTCAATGTGCTCGCCAAGCCTTTCGACAATCCCAAGATCCGGCAGGCGGTGATGATCGCCTTCAACCAGAAGGACTTCCTCGAGGCCGTCATCGGCGATCCGGCGTATTACAAGGTCTGCAAGGCGCTCTTCCCGTGCGGCTCGCCGAACGAGTCGTTCAAGGGCATGGAGGGCTTCCTCGACTCGAACTTCGAGAAGGCCAAGGCGCTGCTCAAGGAGGCGGGCTACGACGGCACGCCCATCGTGCTCATGCACTCGACGGACCTGGCCGTGCTGGCGAACCTCGCGCCGGTGGCCAAGAACCTCATGGAGAAAGCCGGCTTCAAGGTAGACATGCAGTCCATGGACTGGCAGACGCTGGTGGCCCGGCGTGCGAAGAAGGACCCGCCGGCGCAGGGCGGCTGGCATGCGTTCCTGACCTCGTGGGTCGCCGCGGACCTTCTGAACCCGATCGGTTCGGGCTTCATCAACGCTTCTTGCGACACCGCCATGTTCGGCTGGCCCTGCGACAAGGAGCTGGAGTCGCTGCGGGACCAGTACGCCCGCGAGACCAACCCGGCCAAGCTCAAGGGCATCGCCGAGGCGGTGCAGGTACGGGAGACGCAGTATCCGACGCATATCTGGCTGGGGCAGTGGTACGGGCCTGCCGCCATGCGAAAGAACGTCACAGGCCTGATCCTGGCGCCTGCGACGGTGTTCTGGGGCATCGAGAAAACGGGCCGCTGA
- a CDS encoding Rieske 2Fe-2S domain-containing protein: MLTREENELLTRTGPGTAMGALLRRYWIPVVQSGELEAGGRVKRVRLLCEPLIAFRGKSGRPGLIGEFCPHRLASLYFGRVDDDGMSCVYHGWKLGADGRCLEMPSEPPESSFASKVRHVAYPCEERGGVIWAYMGTAGGPASPPPPLPQLEWTLLPESHTLISKRVQECNWFQALEGGIDSSHISFLHAPISHTDTEIARELDRASFGIGEAVQTADRAPRFEVADTDYGALIGARRSWPDGQHYWRVSQFLMPFYTMPPTDRDEKMTQSHIWVPMDDTNVVNWMVTWHPDRALTDEERALHIAGKGAHVCDYAPATSDAYGDVRTAANRDNDYGMDWEAHRTRMFCGIPGFGVQDQAVQESQGPIVDRTQERLGTSDTAIIHVRRRLMGLARALHERGELPAEASPESFCVRSTSFLLPAGANWVEGAMGRVVVKPGGHLTLA, from the coding sequence ATGTTGACCAGGGAAGAGAACGAGCTCCTCACGAGGACGGGACCGGGGACGGCGATGGGCGCCCTCCTTCGGCGGTACTGGATTCCCGTCGTCCAGTCCGGCGAGCTCGAGGCCGGCGGCCGCGTCAAGCGGGTCAGGCTTCTCTGCGAGCCCCTGATCGCCTTCCGGGGCAAGAGCGGCCGGCCCGGGCTCATCGGCGAGTTCTGCCCTCACCGCTTGGCGTCCCTCTACTTCGGGCGCGTGGACGACGACGGGATGAGCTGCGTCTACCACGGCTGGAAGCTGGGCGCGGATGGTCGCTGCCTCGAGATGCCCAGCGAGCCGCCGGAATCGAGCTTCGCGTCGAAAGTTCGCCACGTCGCGTATCCGTGCGAGGAGCGGGGCGGGGTCATCTGGGCGTATATGGGAACGGCGGGGGGGCCCGCGAGCCCGCCGCCGCCGCTGCCGCAGCTCGAGTGGACCCTCCTGCCCGAGTCCCACACGCTCATCTCCAAGCGCGTCCAGGAGTGCAACTGGTTCCAGGCGCTCGAGGGCGGGATCGACTCGAGCCACATCTCGTTCCTCCACGCGCCGATCAGCCACACCGACACGGAGATCGCGCGCGAGCTCGACCGGGCGAGCTTCGGTATCGGCGAGGCCGTCCAGACGGCCGACCGCGCCCCGCGCTTCGAGGTGGCGGACACTGACTACGGGGCGCTCATCGGCGCGCGCCGGTCGTGGCCGGACGGGCAGCACTACTGGCGCGTGAGCCAGTTCCTCATGCCGTTTTACACGATGCCGCCGACCGACCGCGACGAGAAGATGACCCAGTCGCACATCTGGGTGCCCATGGACGACACCAACGTCGTCAACTGGATGGTCACGTGGCACCCCGACCGCGCGCTCACGGACGAGGAGCGGGCGCTCCACATCGCGGGCAAGGGCGCGCACGTCTGCGATTACGCGCCGGCGACGTCGGACGCCTACGGCGACGTGCGCACCGCGGCCAACCGCGACAACGACTACGGGATGGACTGGGAGGCGCACCGCACCCGCATGTTCTGCGGCATCCCGGGCTTCGGCGTGCAGGACCAGGCCGTCCAGGAGAGCCAGGGGCCCATCGTGGACCGCACGCAGGAGCGGCTGGGGACCAGCGACACGGCGATCATTCATGTCCGCAGGCGGCTCATGGGCCTGGCGAGGGCGCTCCACGAGCGAGGGGAGCTGCCCGCCGAGGCCAGCCCGGAATCCTTCTGCGTGCGCTCGACCTCCTTCCTGCTGCCCGCTGGGGCCAATTGGGTCGAGGGCGCCATGGGGCGCGTTGTCGTCAAGCCCGGCGGCCACCTGACCCTGGCCTGA
- a CDS encoding alpha/beta hydrolase produces MPDGAAIGYRLWQPGAPRRLLVLLHGVGSNMTRWTEFVGRTTLRDSWDLLRLDLRGHGLSLHRGHIGMAEWCADLAGVLTAEGYPRAVIAGHCLGAGIATEFAVRQPGRAAGLILIEPVFQEALIGGMRRLVRFRRLCILLARLVLAVNALGVHRRRLAPLDLEALDRETRALMAEAGSTEALARYASPLLDLRTTATAVYLQDLIALTGPTPEMEAIRTPALALVTPGGGFTDPAVTLRLVERLEGCRVVCLQARHWIPTEQPEAMRQAIEGWCLVL; encoded by the coding sequence ATGCCCGACGGCGCGGCCATCGGGTACCGGCTCTGGCAGCCGGGCGCGCCGCGCCGGCTCCTGGTGTTGCTCCACGGCGTTGGCAGCAACATGACCCGGTGGACGGAGTTCGTCGGGCGGACCACGCTCAGGGATTCGTGGGACCTTCTGCGCCTCGATCTCCGCGGCCACGGTCTCTCGCTTCACCGCGGGCACATCGGGATGGCCGAATGGTGCGCCGACTTGGCCGGCGTCCTCACCGCCGAGGGTTACCCTCGAGCGGTGATCGCGGGGCACTGCCTCGGGGCCGGCATCGCCACCGAGTTCGCCGTCCGCCAGCCCGGTCGCGCGGCGGGGCTCATCCTGATCGAGCCCGTGTTCCAGGAGGCCCTGATCGGAGGCATGCGGCGGCTCGTCCGCTTCCGTCGGCTCTGTATCCTGCTTGCCCGCCTCGTGCTCGCGGTGAACGCCCTCGGCGTTCACCGCCGAAGGCTCGCGCCCCTCGATCTCGAGGCGCTCGACCGCGAGACCCGCGCGCTCATGGCCGAGGCCGGTTCGACCGAGGCTCTCGCGCGCTACGCTTCTCCCCTGCTCGACCTGCGCACAACGGCGACCGCCGTCTACCTGCAGGACCTCATCGCGCTCACCGGCCCGACCCCCGAGATGGAGGCGATCCGCACCCCTGCGCTCGCCCTCGTCACCCCTGGCGGCGGCTTCACCGACCCCGCGGTCACCCTGCGTCTGGTGGAGCGGCTCGAGGGCTGTCGGGTGGTCTGCCTGCAAGCGCGGCACTGGATCCCGACCGAGCAGCCCGAGGCCATGCGCCAAGCCATCGAGGGCTGGTGCCTCGTCCTATGA
- a CDS encoding SDR family oxidoreductase: MASRMAGRVTIVTGGGGGIGEATGRLFAEEGGQVALVDSDRAAVEAAAAGIAKAVPGARVSAMVADLSSEAEARRVVDHTLAAFGALYTLVNVAGVRLYTPLAAADAAGWEYILGVNVLATAYCCKAALPSLRLGGRGSIVNVSSVYGVKGRAGMGQYDTTKAAVLGFTRALAVEEAPHGIRVNAVCPGGTITPFHIRRAAAQGVSEAELRAQRAEDNLLGRWAEPREVAYPILFLACDESSYITGATLMVDAGKSIL; the protein is encoded by the coding sequence ATGGCTTCGCGCATGGCCGGCCGCGTCACCATCGTCACGGGCGGGGGAGGCGGCATCGGAGAGGCGACGGGCCGGCTGTTCGCCGAAGAGGGCGGGCAGGTCGCCCTCGTGGACAGCGACAGGGCCGCTGTCGAGGCGGCCGCGGCCGGCATCGCCAAGGCGGTGCCCGGCGCGCGCGTGTCGGCGATGGTCGCCGACCTCAGCAGCGAGGCGGAGGCTCGGCGCGTCGTGGATCACACCCTCGCGGCTTTCGGCGCGCTGTATACCCTGGTCAATGTCGCCGGCGTCAGGCTCTACACGCCGCTGGCGGCGGCTGATGCTGCGGGCTGGGAGTACATCCTCGGCGTCAACGTTCTTGCCACGGCGTACTGCTGCAAGGCCGCGCTGCCGTCGCTGCGGCTCGGCGGGCGCGGCTCGATCGTTAACGTCTCGTCCGTCTACGGCGTCAAGGGACGGGCAGGTATGGGCCAGTACGACACGACCAAGGCCGCCGTGCTCGGATTCACCCGCGCGCTGGCCGTCGAGGAAGCGCCCCACGGCATCCGCGTGAACGCGGTGTGCCCGGGCGGGACGATCACGCCCTTTCACATCCGCCGCGCCGCCGCTCAGGGCGTCTCGGAGGCCGAGTTGCGCGCGCAGCGCGCGGAGGACAACCTCCTCGGGCGCTGGGCGGAGCCGCGGGAAGTCGCCTACCCGATTCTCTTCCTGGCCTGCGACGAGTCCTCCTACATCACCGGCGCCACGCTCATGGTGGACGCCGGCAAGTCCATCCTTTAG
- a CDS encoding ABC transporter permease has product MGGAILAVILLIGLTAPFLGTRDPAQIDPASRNKRPGAVRVLTGADGRQVSTTYWMGTDSLGRDIYSRVLYGARVSLLVGVTVALISVTAGLVIGLLAGYLRWLDGFVMRIMDGLMAVPAILIAIALVSLSTAGLRAVIVAIVIPEVPRVVRLVRSVVLSIREEPYVEAAIALGARTVPLIVRHVLPNALAPLIVQATYVCASAIVIEAILSFLGVGIPPETPTWGNIMAEGRALFRLFPHNIFFPGIFLAATVLAVNIMGDGLRDSLDPRLRKRL; this is encoded by the coding sequence ATGGGCGGGGCGATCCTCGCCGTCATCCTGCTGATCGGCCTCACGGCGCCGTTCCTCGGCACGCGCGATCCCGCGCAGATCGACCCGGCCTCGCGCAACAAGCGTCCCGGGGCCGTTCGCGTTCTGACGGGCGCCGACGGGCGCCAGGTGTCGACGACCTACTGGATGGGCACGGACAGCCTCGGGCGCGACATCTACAGCCGGGTGCTGTACGGCGCCCGCGTCTCGCTGCTGGTCGGCGTCACCGTGGCCCTCATCAGCGTCACCGCCGGTCTCGTGATCGGCCTCCTCGCCGGCTATCTCCGCTGGCTCGACGGTTTCGTCATGCGCATCATGGACGGGCTCATGGCGGTGCCCGCGATCCTCATCGCCATCGCGCTGGTGTCGCTCTCCACGGCTGGTCTGCGCGCCGTCATCGTCGCCATCGTCATCCCGGAGGTGCCGCGCGTGGTCCGGCTCGTGCGCTCGGTCGTGCTGTCGATCCGCGAGGAGCCCTACGTGGAAGCGGCGATCGCGCTCGGCGCGCGCACGGTCCCGCTCATCGTGCGCCACGTCCTGCCAAACGCGCTGGCGCCGCTCATCGTCCAGGCGACCTACGTCTGCGCCTCCGCGATCGTGATCGAGGCGATCCTGTCCTTCCTGGGCGTCGGGATCCCGCCGGAGACGCCGACCTGGGGCAACATCATGGCCGAGGGGCGCGCGCTCTTCCGCCTCTTCCCCCACAACATCTTCTTCCCGGGCATCTTCCTGGCGGCGACGGTGCTCGCGGTCAACATCATGGGCGACGGCCTGCGCGACAGCCTCGACCCGAGGCTGCGCAAGCGGCTCTGA
- a CDS encoding amidase family protein, with amino-acid sequence MERELWRWDAVELAAAIRMRTISSREAVQSVLGRLEAVNPAINAVTGVLGEQALGAADAADVAVKRGEVVGVLHGVPVTIKENIDQAGQATTNGIVAFKDVIAKSDSPPVANWARAGAVIIGRTNTPGFSLRWHTDNALRGRTFNPWARERTPGGSSGGAASALASGIAPLAHGNDLGGSVRYPAYCCGVAGIRPTLGRVPAYNQTATEERPPALQLMSVQGPLARRVRDVRLGLAAMAQRDPRDPWWVPAPLEGPPTVRPIRVALSVDPGKQGVHPDVAAAVRAAGNALAEAGYAVEEVDPPDVAGAAACWAALICAELRHVTLPYILKHGDADVIRCTELTLEQGPDLGLDAYLKSLGERSKHVRDWMLFFERYPLVVGPVSTEPPFTVGFDVESLERTRDVLRAQRLLVAVNLLGLPAVSVPTGLWGGLPLGVQVIGGRYREDLCLDAAEVIEAQRGLPTPIDPVG; translated from the coding sequence ATGGAACGCGAGCTGTGGCGCTGGGACGCTGTGGAGCTGGCCGCCGCCATCCGGATGCGGACGATCTCGAGCCGGGAGGCGGTGCAGTCGGTGCTCGGGCGTCTCGAGGCCGTCAACCCCGCGATCAATGCCGTCACCGGGGTGCTGGGTGAACAGGCGCTGGGCGCCGCCGATGCCGCCGACGTCGCGGTCAAGCGCGGCGAGGTCGTGGGGGTGCTCCACGGCGTCCCGGTCACGATCAAGGAGAACATCGACCAGGCCGGCCAGGCTACTACCAACGGTATCGTCGCGTTCAAGGACGTGATCGCCAAGAGCGACAGCCCGCCCGTCGCCAACTGGGCGCGGGCCGGCGCTGTCATCATCGGGCGCACCAACACGCCCGGCTTCAGCCTCCGGTGGCACACGGACAATGCGCTCCGCGGCCGCACCTTCAACCCCTGGGCGCGCGAGCGCACACCCGGGGGCTCGAGCGGCGGCGCGGCCTCAGCGCTGGCGAGCGGCATCGCTCCCCTGGCCCACGGCAACGACCTCGGCGGCTCGGTCCGGTATCCGGCCTACTGCTGCGGCGTCGCCGGCATCCGTCCCACGCTCGGCCGCGTCCCGGCCTACAACCAGACGGCGACGGAGGAGCGCCCGCCCGCGCTCCAGCTCATGTCCGTCCAGGGTCCGCTCGCGCGGCGGGTGCGCGACGTGCGCCTCGGCCTGGCCGCGATGGCCCAGCGCGACCCGCGCGATCCGTGGTGGGTACCGGCGCCGCTCGAGGGTCCTCCCACCGTGCGCCCGATCCGCGTCGCGCTCTCCGTGGATCCCGGGAAGCAGGGCGTCCATCCCGACGTCGCGGCGGCCGTTCGCGCCGCCGGGAACGCCCTGGCCGAAGCGGGCTATGCCGTCGAAGAGGTGGACCCGCCCGACGTCGCCGGAGCCGCCGCCTGCTGGGCCGCGCTCATCTGCGCCGAGCTACGCCACGTCACCCTGCCCTACATCCTCAAGCACGGAGACGCCGACGTCATCCGGTGCACGGAGCTCACGCTCGAGCAGGGGCCGGACCTGGGGCTCGACGCCTACCTCAAGTCCCTCGGCGAGCGGAGCAAGCACGTGCGCGACTGGATGCTCTTCTTCGAGCGCTACCCGCTCGTCGTCGGCCCGGTTTCGACCGAGCCGCCCTTCACCGTCGGCTTCGACGTCGAGAGCCTCGAGAGGACGCGGGACGTCCTGCGAGCCCAGCGGCTGCTGGTGGCGGTCAACCTCCTCGGGCTTCCAGCCGTCTCGGTGCCGACGGGCCTCTGGGGCGGCTTGCCGCTCGGCGTGCAGGTGATCGGCGGGCGCTACCGCGAGGACCTCTGCCTCGACGCCGCCGAGGTCATCGAAGCCCAGCGCGGCCTTCCCACGCCCATCGACCCGGTCGGATAA
- a CDS encoding ABC transporter permease, producing the protein MLGYIVRRILATIPVVTVVAVFVFLLLRLTGGDPAAIIAGDSATTQQVAEIRVKLGLERPIVQQFAIWVGRVAQGDFGESFFFKKQVAELIRDRLEPTAALALCTVLLAVTVAVPLGVVAAALRGTWIDRAVMGFAVLGFSVPVFVIGYLLMYLFAIQLAWLPVQGYQRLAEGFWGFLQRLILPSVTLAVIYMALIARITRTSVLEVLGTDHVRTARAKGLGEGAVLLRHVLRNAAVPIVTVIGLGVAFLIGGVVVTESVYGIPGLGRLTVDAVLARDYPTVQAVILLFSVAYVLINLLVDLTYTFLDPRIRY; encoded by the coding sequence ATGCTGGGCTATATCGTCCGCCGTATCCTCGCCACGATCCCGGTCGTCACGGTCGTGGCGGTCTTTGTCTTCCTCCTCCTCCGCCTCACGGGTGGCGACCCCGCCGCCATCATCGCGGGTGACAGCGCCACCACACAGCAGGTGGCCGAGATCCGGGTCAAGCTCGGTCTCGAGCGGCCCATCGTCCAGCAGTTCGCCATATGGGTCGGCCGAGTCGCCCAGGGTGATTTCGGCGAGTCCTTCTTCTTCAAGAAGCAGGTCGCCGAGCTGATCCGGGACCGCCTCGAGCCCACGGCGGCGCTGGCGCTCTGCACCGTCCTGCTCGCGGTGACTGTCGCCGTGCCGCTCGGCGTCGTCGCGGCCGCCCTGCGAGGGACGTGGATCGACCGCGCGGTGATGGGGTTTGCTGTGCTCGGCTTCTCGGTGCCGGTCTTCGTGATCGGCTACCTGCTCATGTACCTCTTCGCCATCCAGCTCGCCTGGCTGCCGGTGCAGGGGTACCAGCGGCTCGCCGAGGGATTCTGGGGCTTCCTCCAGCGGCTGATCCTGCCGAGCGTCACGCTGGCCGTGATCTACATGGCGCTGATCGCGCGCATCACGCGCACCAGCGTTCTCGAGGTGCTGGGCACCGACCACGTCCGCACGGCCCGCGCGAAGGGCCTGGGCGAGGGCGCCGTGCTGCTGCGCCACGTGCTCCGCAACGCCGCCGTGCCCATCGTCACCGTCATCGGCCTCGGCGTGGCGTTCCTGATCGGCGGCGTCGTCGTCACTGAGTCGGTCTACGGCATCCCGGGCCTCGGCCGGCTGACCGTGGACGCGGTGCTGGCCCGCGACTACCCGACCGTCCAGGCCGTCATCCTGCTCTTCTCCGTTGCCTACGTCCTGATCAATCTCCTCGTGGATCTGACGTACACTTTTCTCGACCCGAGGATCCGGTATTGA